One Herbaspirillum rubrisubalbicans genomic window carries:
- a CDS encoding NAD(P) transhydrogenase subunit alpha produces the protein MEVSHTIINLIIFVLAIYVGYHVVWTVTPALHTPLMAVTNAISAIIIIGAMLAAGLTEGTVGRIAGTLAVALAAVNVFGGFMVTQRMLEMFKKKEPKAKSGEQA, from the coding sequence ATGGAAGTCAGCCACACCATCATCAACCTGATCATCTTCGTGCTGGCCATCTACGTCGGCTACCACGTAGTCTGGACCGTGACCCCTGCCTTGCACACGCCGCTGATGGCGGTGACCAATGCCATCTCGGCCATCATCATCATCGGCGCCATGCTGGCAGCTGGCCTCACGGAAGGCACGGTGGGCCGCATCGCCGGCACCTTGGCCGTGGCGCTGGCGGCGGTCAACGTCTTTGGTGGCTTCATGGTGACCCAGCGCATGTTGGAAATGTTCAAGAAGAAAGAGCCCAAGGCCAAGTCGGGAGAACAAGCATGA
- a CDS encoding cytochrome b, with amino-acid sequence MERYTKPAVLLHWLIALLIISAFGLGLTMVDIPGLTPTKLKYFSWHKWLGVTVLALACVRLLWRLTHKAPAYPANMPGWQQAAAHGLHLGLYALMFAIPVSGYFYSLSAGVPVVYLGVLPLPVLMAPDPALKPLLKEIHYWLNMTLLAAFALHVLAALKHQFIDRDNIFKRMLP; translated from the coding sequence ATGGAACGCTATACCAAACCCGCCGTGCTGCTGCACTGGCTGATTGCCCTGTTGATCATCTCCGCCTTCGGACTGGGCCTGACCATGGTCGATATTCCCGGCCTGACCCCGACCAAGCTGAAGTATTTTTCCTGGCACAAGTGGCTGGGCGTGACCGTGCTGGCCCTGGCCTGCGTGCGCCTGCTGTGGCGTCTCACGCACAAGGCGCCGGCCTATCCGGCCAACATGCCAGGCTGGCAACAAGCGGCCGCGCATGGCCTGCACCTGGGCCTGTACGCCCTGATGTTCGCCATTCCGGTGTCGGGCTATTTCTATAGTCTGTCTGCCGGCGTGCCGGTGGTCTATCTCGGCGTGCTGCCGCTGCCGGTGCTGATGGCCCCCGATCCCGCGCTCAAGCCGCTGCTCAAAGAGATCCACTACTGGCTCAACATGACCCTGCTGGCCGCCTTCGCCCTGCATGTACTGGCCGCGCTCAAGCACCAGTTCATCGATCGTGACAACATCTTCAAGCGTATGCTGCCCTGA
- a CDS encoding NUDIX hydrolase produces MSEVWKPSVTVAAIIERDGRFLMVEEHSAGGLRINQPAGHLEPGESLIEAAVREALEESAHVFTPTALVGTYLSRNVSSSRGGMSVTYLRFAFAGTVGVALQRPLDAGIVRALWMSRAELAACAERHRSPLVLRCVDDYLRGQRAPLELVHTDPSALGALPG; encoded by the coding sequence ATGTCTGAAGTCTGGAAACCCTCTGTCACCGTGGCCGCCATCATCGAGCGCGATGGCCGCTTTTTGATGGTGGAAGAGCATAGCGCTGGCGGTTTGCGCATCAACCAACCGGCCGGTCACCTGGAGCCGGGCGAGTCACTCATCGAGGCGGCCGTGCGCGAGGCGCTGGAAGAATCGGCGCATGTCTTCACGCCCACGGCCTTGGTCGGTACTTATCTTTCACGCAACGTCTCATCCTCGCGCGGCGGGATGTCGGTCACCTACCTGCGCTTCGCCTTTGCCGGCACGGTCGGCGTGGCACTGCAACGGCCACTGGACGCAGGCATCGTACGTGCCCTCTGGATGAGCCGCGCGGAACTGGCGGCCTGCGCCGAACGCCATCGCAGCCCACTGGTCTTGCGCTGCGTGGACGACTACCTGCGCGGCCAGCGGGCGCCGCTGGAGCTGGTGCATACCGATCCCAGCGCACTGGGCGCATTGCCTGGCTGA
- a CDS encoding energy transducer TonB, with the protein MNAISPSLMSLTPPSALMRQARKIGPLALIILLHIGFFWALQSGLVKQVSTAVVPKEVIATFIVPEKAPEPAPPKAEPAPPKQVKIVKKVVAPPKPIPVTETPAPTAITAPPQPPQPATPAPQVAAEPTPAPAAPPGPVLPKQITSGIEYIEKPNPTYPSVSRRMGEEGVVEFRVTVNTSGRAEKVEITKSSGYARLDDAARSAVMRAVFKPYIENGRAIMVSTVGSLAFRLN; encoded by the coding sequence ATGAACGCCATTTCACCGTCTCTCATGAGTCTCACCCCACCCAGCGCATTGATGCGCCAGGCACGCAAGATCGGCCCGCTGGCCCTGATCATCCTGTTGCACATCGGCTTTTTCTGGGCCCTGCAAAGCGGCCTGGTCAAGCAGGTCAGCACCGCCGTCGTTCCCAAGGAAGTGATCGCCACCTTCATCGTGCCGGAGAAGGCCCCTGAGCCTGCGCCTCCCAAGGCCGAACCGGCCCCGCCCAAGCAGGTGAAGATCGTCAAGAAGGTAGTCGCCCCGCCCAAGCCCATTCCGGTGACCGAAACCCCGGCGCCGACGGCCATCACCGCCCCGCCCCAGCCGCCGCAACCGGCCACTCCGGCACCGCAGGTGGCCGCCGAACCGACGCCGGCGCCGGCAGCCCCTCCCGGCCCGGTGCTGCCCAAGCAGATCACCTCCGGCATCGAATACATCGAAAAACCCAATCCGACCTACCCCAGCGTCTCGCGCCGCATGGGTGAAGAAGGCGTGGTGGAATTCCGCGTGACCGTCAACACCAGCGGCCGTGCCGAAAAGGTCGAGATCACCAAGTCCTCCGGTTATGCGCGCCTGGACGATGCTGCCCGCAGCGCAGTGATGCGGGCCGTCTTCAAGCCCTATATCGAAAACGGCCGTGCCATCATGGTCAGCACGGTGGGCAGCCTGGCGTTCCGCCTGAACTGA
- the mnmA gene encoding tRNA 2-thiouridine(34) synthase MnmA → MSKKRVVIGMSGGVDSSVSAWLLKQQGYEVIGLFMKNWEDDDDSEYCSTREDWIDAVSVADVVGVDIEAVNFASEYKDRVFAEFLREYQAGRTPNPDVLCNAEIKFKAFLDHAMKLGADLIATGHYARVRQGPQGDFQLLKALDASKDQSYFLHRLNQEQLSRTIFPLGEIHKTEVRKIAEQLQLPNAKKKDSTGICFIGERPFREFLNRYLSYKPGPIKTADGQTVGEHVGLSFYTLGQRKGIGIGGLKAHQNADGHGDAWYVARKDVDNNTLYIVQGHDHPWLLSPTLSAGQVSWVAGHAPQRPALSAKTRYRQADVPCGFADAGSTFSLAFDTPQWAVTPGQSAVLYDGEVCLGGGIIETGALPD, encoded by the coding sequence ATGAGCAAGAAAAGAGTAGTCATCGGCATGTCGGGCGGCGTGGATTCGTCGGTGTCGGCATGGCTGTTGAAGCAACAAGGCTATGAGGTCATCGGCCTGTTTATGAAGAATTGGGAAGATGACGACGATTCGGAATACTGCTCCACCCGCGAAGACTGGATCGACGCGGTCAGCGTGGCCGATGTGGTCGGGGTGGATATCGAGGCAGTGAATTTTGCTTCCGAGTACAAGGACCGCGTCTTTGCCGAATTCCTGCGCGAATACCAAGCCGGCCGCACCCCCAACCCGGACGTACTGTGCAATGCCGAGATCAAGTTCAAGGCCTTCCTCGACCATGCGATGAAGCTGGGCGCCGACTTGATCGCCACCGGCCACTACGCGCGCGTGCGCCAAGGGCCGCAGGGCGATTTCCAGTTGCTCAAGGCGCTGGACGCCAGCAAGGACCAGAGCTACTTCCTGCATCGCCTGAACCAGGAACAGCTTTCGCGCACCATCTTCCCCCTGGGAGAAATCCACAAGACCGAAGTGCGCAAGATCGCCGAGCAGTTGCAGTTGCCCAATGCGAAGAAAAAAGACTCGACCGGCATCTGCTTCATCGGCGAGCGGCCCTTCCGTGAATTCCTGAACCGTTATCTGTCCTACAAGCCTGGCCCGATCAAGACCGCCGATGGCCAGACCGTGGGCGAGCATGTGGGCTTGTCCTTCTATACCCTGGGCCAGCGCAAGGGCATCGGCATCGGTGGCTTGAAGGCACACCAGAATGCCGATGGTCATGGCGATGCCTGGTACGTGGCGCGCAAGGATGTGGATAACAATACCCTCTACATCGTGCAGGGCCATGACCACCCCTGGCTGCTCTCGCCCACCCTCTCGGCCGGCCAGGTCAGCTGGGTGGCCGGCCACGCACCGCAACGGCCGGCGCTGTCGGCCAAGACCCGCTACCGCCAAGCCGACGTCCCCTGCGGTTTCGCCGACGCCGGCAGCACCTTCTCGCTGGCCTTCGACACCCCGCAATGGGCGGTCACCCCCGGCCAGTCGGCTGTGCTGTATGACGGCGAGGTCTGCCTGGGTGGCGGCATCATCGAGACCGGCGCCCTGCCCGACTGA
- a CDS encoding MotA/TolQ/ExbB proton channel family protein: MEVSPYGLESLWAQGDFVTKGVAVLLLAMSIASWYVIITKAFQLLQFRKASAAAGHQFWDTTSLPDGVATLGQDNPFADVARAGVTAMSHHTAHKGHLHDQLSVSDWVTLSLRQAIDEASGKLQTGMAVLASVGSTAPFVGLFGTVWGIYHALVSIGTTGQASIDKVAGPVGEALIMTALGLAVAIPATFGYNALVRGNKTTIAKLNKFGFDLHALFVTGARAAGEDGQPNGGKAKLTAVGRA, encoded by the coding sequence ATGGAAGTTAGTCCCTACGGATTGGAAAGCCTCTGGGCCCAAGGCGATTTCGTTACCAAGGGCGTGGCCGTCCTGTTGCTGGCCATGTCGATCGCGTCGTGGTACGTGATCATCACCAAGGCCTTCCAACTGCTGCAGTTCCGCAAGGCCTCAGCCGCCGCCGGCCATCAGTTCTGGGATACCACCAGCCTGCCTGACGGCGTGGCCACACTGGGCCAGGACAACCCCTTTGCCGACGTGGCCCGTGCCGGCGTGACCGCCATGAGCCACCACACCGCCCACAAGGGGCACCTGCATGACCAGCTGTCGGTGAGCGACTGGGTCACCCTGTCGCTGCGCCAGGCCATCGACGAAGCCTCCGGCAAGCTGCAGACCGGCATGGCGGTGCTGGCCTCAGTCGGCTCCACCGCCCCCTTCGTGGGCCTGTTCGGCACCGTCTGGGGCATCTACCACGCGCTGGTGTCCATCGGTACCACCGGCCAGGCCAGCATCGACAAGGTCGCCGGTCCAGTCGGTGAAGCCCTGATCATGACCGCCCTGGGTCTGGCCGTGGCCATTCCCGCCACCTTCGGCTACAACGCCCTGGTGCGCGGCAACAAGACCACCATCGCCAAGCTCAACAAGTTCGGCTTCGACCTGCACGCCCTGTTCGTCACCGGTGCCCGCGCGGCCGGTGAAGATGGCCAGCCCAATGGCGGCAAGGCCAAGCTGACCGCCGTCGGGAGGGCATGA
- the panD gene encoding aspartate 1-decarboxylase codes for MQRIMLRAKIHRASVTQCDLNYEGSCGIDEDLLEAADIREFEKIELYNVNNGERFSTYAIRGKRGSGEISLNGAAARLAHLGDLLIICTYAPMSDEEVASYKPKVVFVDDKNRITSLKAI; via the coding sequence ATGCAACGCATCATGCTGCGCGCGAAGATCCATCGCGCCTCGGTCACCCAGTGCGACCTGAATTATGAAGGTTCCTGCGGCATCGACGAAGACCTGCTGGAAGCCGCCGACATACGGGAGTTCGAGAAGATCGAACTCTACAACGTCAACAATGGTGAACGTTTCTCCACCTATGCCATCCGCGGCAAACGCGGCAGCGGCGAGATTTCTTTGAACGGCGCCGCCGCCCGCCTGGCGCACCTGGGCGATTTGCTCATCATCTGTACCTATGCGCCGATGAGCGATGAAGAAGTGGCTAGCTACAAGCCCAAGGTCGTCTTCGTGGACGACAAGAACCGCATCACCAGCTTGAAAGCGATCTGA
- a CDS encoding ExbD/TolR family protein, whose translation MAMGSLSDSDDDFNPEINTTPLVDVMLVLLIIFIITIPVMNHAVKIDLPKASSQPDQVKPESINLSIDAAGNVFWNEEKIDSSELNARIAAAAQKQPQPELHLRAERTTQYEKVAQVMSAAQSGGLAKIGFVTDPEKK comes from the coding sequence ATGGCAATGGGTTCCCTGTCCGATTCGGACGACGACTTCAATCCCGAGATCAACACCACCCCGCTGGTGGACGTGATGCTGGTCTTGCTGATCATCTTCATCATCACCATCCCGGTGATGAACCATGCGGTCAAGATCGACCTGCCCAAGGCCAGCAGCCAGCCTGACCAGGTCAAGCCGGAAAGCATCAACCTGTCCATCGATGCGGCCGGCAACGTGTTCTGGAATGAAGAAAAGATCGACAGCAGCGAATTGAACGCCCGCATTGCCGCCGCCGCCCAGAAGCAGCCGCAACCCGAGCTGCACCTGCGCGCCGAACGCACCACTCAGTATGAAAAGGTGGCGCAGGTAATGTCGGCGGCGCAATCCGGTGGTCTCGCCAAGATCGGTTTCGTGACCGATCCTGAAAAGAAATAG
- the bfr gene encoding bacterioferritin, with amino-acid sequence MKGDPAVIKLLNAQLTNELTAINQYFLHARMYKHWGLDKIGAKEYAESIGEMKHADKLIDRILMLDGLPNLQALHKLMIGENTQEMLQCDLKLEQGAQKTVKEGIATCEQHGDYVSRELFQMILDDTEEHIDWLETQLDLIDKVGIQNYLQSQMSPASE; translated from the coding sequence ATGAAAGGCGATCCCGCAGTCATCAAGTTGCTCAATGCTCAATTGACCAATGAGCTCACCGCCATCAACCAGTATTTCCTCCATGCCCGCATGTACAAGCACTGGGGCCTGGACAAGATCGGCGCCAAAGAATACGCCGAATCGATTGGCGAAATGAAGCACGCCGACAAGCTAATCGACCGCATCCTGATGCTGGATGGCCTGCCCAACCTGCAAGCGCTGCACAAGCTGATGATCGGCGAGAACACGCAAGAGATGCTGCAATGCGACCTGAAGCTGGAACAGGGCGCGCAGAAGACCGTCAAGGAAGGCATCGCCACCTGCGAACAGCATGGCGACTACGTCTCCCGCGAACTGTTCCAGATGATCCTGGACGACACCGAAGAACACATCGACTGGTTGGAAACCCAACTGGACCTGATCGACAAGGTCGGCATCCAGAATTACCTGCAAAGCCAGATGTCCCCGGCCAGCGAGTAA
- a CDS encoding Re/Si-specific NAD(P)(+) transhydrogenase subunit alpha, translating to MRIAIPVESRDGETRVAATPETVKKLVAARHEVMVESGAGIKSSIPDEAYVAVGASIGHAEAVYSAEILLKVRAPNAAERARIQAGTVVIGMLNPFDADNTAAMAAAGLTAFALEAAPRTTRAQSLDVLSSQANIAGYKAVLMAANTYQRFMPMLMTAAGTVKAARMLIMGAGVAGLQAIATAKRLGAVIEASDVRPAVKEQIESLGAKFLDVPFLTDEEKEIAQGVGGYARPMPPDWMKRQAELVHERAKQADIIITTALIPGRKAPVLISEETVKAMKPGSVILDMAVDQGGNCPLSEPGKTVIKHGVHIIGEGNLAALVAADASALYARNVLDFLKLIIDAEGKLVINQEDDIVAATLLCQGGEILRK from the coding sequence ATGAGGATAGCGATCCCCGTCGAAAGCCGCGACGGCGAAACCCGTGTGGCCGCCACCCCCGAAACCGTCAAGAAACTGGTGGCTGCCCGGCATGAAGTGATGGTGGAGTCCGGGGCCGGGATCAAGTCCAGCATTCCTGATGAGGCCTATGTCGCCGTGGGCGCCAGCATCGGCCACGCCGAGGCGGTCTACAGCGCCGAGATCCTGCTCAAGGTACGCGCGCCCAACGCGGCCGAGCGCGCCCGCATCCAGGCCGGCACCGTGGTCATCGGCATGTTGAACCCGTTCGACGCCGATAACACCGCCGCCATGGCTGCTGCCGGCCTGACCGCCTTCGCCCTGGAAGCCGCACCGCGCACCACCCGCGCACAATCGCTGGACGTGCTCTCCTCGCAGGCCAACATCGCCGGCTACAAGGCCGTGCTGATGGCTGCCAATACCTACCAGCGCTTCATGCCCATGCTGATGACCGCCGCCGGCACCGTCAAGGCGGCGCGCATGTTGATCATGGGGGCTGGTGTGGCCGGCCTGCAGGCCATTGCCACGGCCAAGCGCCTGGGGGCGGTGATCGAGGCTTCCGACGTGCGCCCCGCCGTCAAGGAGCAGATCGAGTCGCTCGGCGCCAAGTTCCTGGACGTGCCTTTCCTGACCGACGAAGAAAAGGAAATCGCCCAGGGCGTGGGCGGTTATGCCCGTCCCATGCCCCCTGACTGGATGAAGCGCCAGGCCGAACTGGTCCACGAACGCGCCAAACAGGCCGACATCATCATCACTACCGCCCTGATCCCCGGCCGCAAGGCGCCGGTGTTGATCAGCGAAGAAACGGTCAAGGCCATGAAGCCCGGTTCAGTGATCCTGGACATGGCGGTCGATCAGGGCGGCAACTGTCCCTTGTCGGAACCCGGCAAGACCGTCATCAAGCACGGCGTGCACATCATCGGTGAAGGCAACCTGGCGGCCCTGGTGGCGGCTGACGCCTCGGCGCTGTATGCGCGCAACGTGCTGGACTTCCTCAAGCTGATCATCGATGCCGAGGGCAAGCTGGTCATCAACCAGGAAGACGATATCGTCGCGGCCACGCTGCTCTGCCAGGGCGGCGAGATCCTGCGCAAATGA
- a CDS encoding YceI family protein: protein MTFSRFFQPSLLALAAASFALSAQAAPLKVDAAKSTVVATFKQLNVPVDAKFNKISAAIDFDAAKPEQGKATVDIDVASFDLGDAEYNKEVQKKEWFNAAQFPKASFVTSSIKAAGAGKFTVAGKLTIKGKSSDVSFPLTLKKEGAAQIFDGVLPIKRLTYNIGEGEWKDTSMVADEVTIKFHIVAQ from the coding sequence ATGACTTTCTCCCGCTTCTTCCAACCCTCCCTCCTGGCCCTGGCCGCTGCTTCCTTTGCGCTGTCCGCCCAAGCCGCACCGCTCAAGGTGGATGCCGCCAAGAGCACCGTGGTCGCCACCTTCAAGCAACTGAACGTGCCGGTCGATGCCAAGTTCAACAAGATCAGCGCCGCCATCGACTTCGACGCCGCCAAGCCGGAACAAGGCAAGGCGACGGTCGACATCGACGTGGCCAGCTTCGACCTGGGGGACGCCGAATACAACAAGGAAGTGCAGAAGAAGGAGTGGTTCAACGCCGCCCAATTCCCCAAGGCCAGCTTCGTGACCAGCAGTATCAAGGCCGCTGGCGCCGGCAAGTTCACCGTGGCCGGCAAGCTGACCATCAAGGGCAAGAGCAGTGACGTGTCCTTCCCGCTGACACTCAAGAAGGAGGGCGCCGCCCAGATCTTCGACGGCGTGCTACCCATCAAGCGCCTGACCTACAACATCGGCGAAGGTGAATGGAAAGACACCAGCATGGTGGCCGATGAAGTGACCATCAAGTTCCACATCGTGGCCCAGTAA
- a CDS encoding glutathione S-transferase family protein — protein MLKLIGSNASPFVRKVRVVMAEKKIDYEFILEDVWSASTTIQESNPLGKVPCLLMDDGGAMFDSRVIVEYLDTLTPVGKLLPPNGRERAEIKCWEALADGTLDAAVLVRLEKTLRPTKQQSPEWIKRQWSKVEASLKAMADGLGEKPFCVGNHYTLADVAVCCALGWLAFRFPDLAWREDYPQLARLFDKVSERVSFKETVPHI, from the coding sequence ATGCTAAAACTCATCGGCTCCAATGCCAGCCCGTTCGTGCGCAAGGTGCGCGTCGTGATGGCCGAAAAAAAGATCGATTATGAATTCATCCTGGAAGATGTCTGGAGCGCATCGACCACCATCCAAGAAAGCAATCCGCTGGGCAAGGTGCCCTGCCTCTTGATGGATGATGGTGGCGCCATGTTCGACTCCCGGGTGATCGTCGAATACCTCGATACCTTGACGCCGGTCGGCAAGCTGTTGCCGCCCAATGGCCGCGAGCGCGCCGAGATCAAGTGCTGGGAAGCCCTGGCCGACGGTACGCTGGATGCGGCCGTGCTGGTGCGCCTGGAAAAGACCCTGCGTCCCACCAAGCAGCAGAGCCCGGAATGGATCAAGCGCCAGTGGAGCAAGGTCGAGGCTTCGCTCAAGGCGATGGCCGACGGTCTGGGCGAGAAGCCCTTCTGCGTGGGTAATCACTACACCCTGGCCGATGTGGCCGTGTGCTGTGCGCTGGGCTGGCTGGCCTTCCGCTTCCCGGATCTGGCCTGGCGCGAGGATTATCCGCAACTGGCGCGTTTGTTCGACAAGGTGTCCGAACGCGTCAGCTTCAAGGAGACGGTGCCGCACATCTGA
- the hemP gene encoding hemin uptake protein HemP: MSQLNDNSMERRNKPGTTANGTPITRIKSTDLFRQMRELEIDHGGRIYKLRLTQLNKLILTA; this comes from the coding sequence ATGAGCCAACTGAACGACAACAGCATGGAACGTCGCAACAAACCCGGCACCACGGCCAACGGAACTCCGATCACCCGCATCAAGAGCACGGACCTGTTCCGTCAGATGCGAGAACTGGAGATCGATCACGGTGGTCGCATCTACAAGCTGCGTCTGACGCAGTTGAACAAGCTGATCCTGACGGCGTAA
- a CDS encoding (2Fe-2S)-binding protein, which translates to MIVCVCNNISEGKIHQAVNAGMTSMAELRKQLGVGTCCGKCHSCAKNVLRECLGNPRQTQQGTRPVVFHPSLAAA; encoded by the coding sequence ATGATCGTATGTGTTTGTAACAACATCTCCGAAGGCAAGATCCATCAGGCGGTCAACGCAGGCATGACATCCATGGCCGAGTTGCGCAAGCAACTTGGCGTGGGTACCTGCTGCGGCAAGTGCCATTCCTGCGCCAAGAACGTCCTGCGCGAGTGCCTGGGCAATCCTCGACAAACACAGCAAGGCACGCGGCCAGTGGTGTTCCATCCCTCGCTGGCAGCGGCCTGA
- the purB gene encoding adenylosuccinate lyase — protein MSLSALSALSPLDGRYASKTDKLRPLLSEAGFMHHRVKVEIAWLQALSEAGFAEIKPFSASARALLEQLAADFTEADAARIKEIEAVTNHDVKAVEYWLKEKVKDVPELVAASEFIHFACTSEDINNTSHGMMLKAARDTVLLPSLQAVIAKLTELAHEHAAVPMLSRTHGQPASPTTLGKEVANVVARLQRAAKRIAAVEILGKMNGAVGNYNAHLSAYPQTDWAAFSKQVVEQRLGLVFNPYTIQIEPHDYMAELFDAVARTNTILLDLNRDIWGYISLGYFKQRTKAGEIGSSTMPHKVNPIDFENSEGNLGMANAVLKHLSEKLPVSRWQRDLTDSTVLRNIGVGFGYTLLAYDSCLRGLNKLEVNPQRLADDLDATWEVLAEPVQTVMRRYGIENPYEQLKELTRGKGISKDALRDFINGLAIPQEAKDHLLAMTPANYIGTAVELAKQI, from the coding sequence ATGTCCCTCTCTGCTCTCTCGGCCCTGTCCCCGCTGGACGGCCGCTACGCCTCCAAGACCGATAAACTGCGTCCGCTGCTCTCCGAAGCGGGCTTCATGCACCATCGCGTGAAGGTCGAGATTGCCTGGCTGCAAGCCCTGTCCGAAGCTGGCTTTGCCGAGATCAAGCCGTTCTCGGCCAGCGCCCGCGCGCTGCTGGAGCAGCTGGCTGCCGACTTCACCGAAGCCGACGCCGCCCGCATCAAGGAAATCGAAGCCGTCACCAACCATGACGTGAAGGCGGTCGAATACTGGCTCAAGGAAAAAGTGAAGGATGTGCCCGAACTGGTGGCCGCCTCCGAATTCATCCACTTCGCCTGCACCTCCGAAGACATCAACAACACCTCGCACGGCATGATGTTGAAGGCCGCGCGCGACACCGTGCTGCTGCCCTCGCTGCAAGCCGTCATCGCCAAGCTGACCGAACTGGCCCATGAACACGCCGCCGTGCCGATGCTCTCGCGCACCCACGGCCAGCCGGCCAGCCCGACCACCCTGGGCAAGGAAGTGGCCAACGTCGTGGCGCGCCTGCAACGCGCGGCCAAGCGTATCGCCGCCGTTGAGATCCTGGGCAAGATGAATGGCGCCGTGGGCAATTACAACGCCCACCTGTCGGCCTATCCGCAGACCGACTGGGCCGCCTTCTCCAAGCAAGTCGTGGAACAGCGCCTGGGCCTGGTCTTCAACCCCTACACCATCCAGATCGAGCCGCATGACTACATGGCCGAGCTGTTCGATGCCGTGGCCCGCACCAACACTATCCTCTTGGACCTGAACCGCGACATCTGGGGCTACATCTCCCTGGGTTACTTCAAGCAACGCACCAAGGCTGGCGAAATCGGTTCCTCGACCATGCCGCACAAGGTCAACCCGATCGACTTCGAAAACTCCGAAGGCAACCTGGGCATGGCCAATGCCGTGCTGAAGCACCTCTCGGAAAAGCTGCCAGTCTCGCGCTGGCAGCGCGACCTGACCGACTCCACCGTGCTGCGCAACATCGGCGTGGGCTTCGGCTACACCCTGCTGGCCTATGACAGCTGCCTGCGCGGCCTGAACAAGCTGGAAGTGAACCCGCAACGCCTGGCCGACGACCTGGACGCCACCTGGGAAGTGCTGGCCGAGCCGGTGCAGACCGTCATGCGCCGCTATGGCATCGAGAATCCGTATGAGCAACTGAAGGAACTGACCCGCGGCAAGGGCATCTCCAAAGATGCCCTGCGCGACTTCATCAATGGCCTGGCCATCCCGCAAGAAGCCAAGGACCACTTGCTGGCCATGACCCCGGCCAACTACATCGGCACCGCCGTGGAACTGGCCAAGCAAATCTGA